Part of the Spinacia oleracea cultivar Varoflay chromosome 5, BTI_SOV_V1, whole genome shotgun sequence genome, TAACAGGTCGAGTTCGTATCGGGTCGGATTCATAACGGGTCGGGTTCGTATCgggtcggattcatatcgggtcggttcATATTTGGTCGGATCATAAACAGGTTAAGCCGGGTTCATATCGgttcgggttcatatcgggtcgggttcataccgGGTCGGGTCAGATCGGGTCGGTTTGTAGTAGGGTCGGGTCAATTCGGTTTGGTTTGTTAACGGGTTTAGCCAGATTgtaatcgggtcgggttcatatcgggttgGGTTCATGTTTAGTCAGATCAATTCGGATATAAATTACAAACAATGTCGAgttattactaaaatcacaattttcaatacGTTTATACTATAATAtctacattattaaagcaaagtgacagGTAAAAGAGGTCATATAATTTGATTACGTGATTTATAActaatgttattttcttttttgacgaacaactaatgtagtaatgttcactatccaattaatttcataaacttaattaagaaaAGTCAGTCAATGTCTTTTATTATGTCATGTAATATTTACCAATCAAATGATTCAAATGGAATCAAAATCATCTATGCCCTCCCCCACCATGCCAGATTATTACGAAACATGTATTGATGAACTAAATACTAATaacgtagtaattaataatcgatAATGATGAATTAATACGTAATGAATTTGTAAAGTTTGTAAATACAAGTTTGTCATATATTCATATATATTGGTTTAAACAACAACGAGACTAACATGTTCATAAACGAAACGAGACAAACAAGTTtaattgttaatgaattaagtCGATTCAATTAAAATAGCATAGTTTTTCGATTAGTTCTTAGGTTACAAGCTTATAACGTATTGAagatcaatttagtttaatgatcGATTAGACGATTAGTCAGTTGAATACGAGTCAATAAAATAGTGCACATTCAATTCTACAAGACTATAACTAAACAGTAATATAGTTATATTGGAAATACATCTAATAAAGAACAATATGTTAATTGATAACATGTTTAGTTACTTAGTCGGTTGATAAACAACAGTTCGAATACTCGGTTGAACAACGCACATTGAATTATATCTTTGGTTTATAAAGGTTTAAGAAGTACAATTACTTACGAATTATATCATTTGATATCTTAGCATTTCGGCTTTGTTTGGTTTGATGGAAAACATTTCAtgtaaaaacttatttttgaggCGGGTTATGAACGGTTTGAATTAAACGGGGTGTAAACGGgttacgggttgtaaacggttcgtgttgtaaacagttcgggttgaaacagtttgggttgtaaacggtccgggttgaaacggttcagatagaaacagttcgggttgtgaACGGGTTTTCCccgggttgaaacggttcgggttgaaataaATCGGGTCATTAACGGTTTTCGGTTCCATTCGGTTCGGGTAGAAACGGTTCCGGGTTGACGCATGACGGTTTGTTATCGGGTATCGGGTCTTAATCGGTTTAATATTTTTgagacggttcgggttgaatgtaTCGGTTCAGTTAGTTTTCGGGTTCCAACTAACGGGTTATTAACGGTTCGGGTCCTTAACGAATCGGATTAACCCAGCGGGttcaacggttcgggttgagatTTGACAGCCCTAATCCTACCTCATTTAAGGCAGGATTATTGGAGTCTTCTACACTCTCTCCTTTTCTACTTTTGACACATCATATTCTCTTTCTTCCACATCACTTCTCACTATCTTCTTCTTTTCatctttctatttttattttttcaaaaggtcttgtgtgTAACAGGTGCACATTAATATTAATGTGCACCAACACTTCACACGTGCGAAATAGGCTGACTCCCCAACAACGCTGACTCCCCCAAACACTGACACAAAATTTCACGCAAAAGAAAGTGCaaccagaggagagaggaaaaaaaagaaaaacgcaaccagaggagagaggaaaaaaagaaaaatgcaaccacaggagagagaaaaaacagaaaaacgcaaccagaggagagagaaaaaaatccTAGACGAGAGAGATCGAAATCGCGAGAGATCAATTGAATTCTCGAACAATTGTAAGATGGAAAACCTAATTCGAAGTGTTATTCAATCAACACAAAAACATTCAAGTTTCAGTTGAACCTGATATTCAAGATGCAACAGTGGAGGACGTTCTCAACGATTGTATGGAAAACAATGCTTTGGCAGAGGaacgtgaagaagaagaagagtcaAATAACGAAATCGAAGTTTGAAGAACAACATATTATTTCTGATTTTGgagttattttaattttagcTAATGTAAATGTGATTTATTAGTGAAAAAGTTAGAGCAATAAAAAAAtgttagagagagagagagcgagagagagagagagagagagagagagaacccccccccccaaccACCGGATCCCACCACGGAGACCGTCGTCCAGCCAGTGAAGTTCTCAACGGTCATCAACAACACCACCAGCCACACCCAAGCTAAACCAACCTTAACCAAACCCAACCCACCAAAACCTAACCTATCCTACGCCGCAATTCTCCAGAACCAAACAACATTTACTCACACCACCGCCGCCACTATCAACGCCGCTAACCAAACTCTGTTATCAACCATAATCTCCACCACCCCACCCCCTAATTATGACCCCTCCATGGAAGCTTTTATAAGCTTAGACCAAGACAAAGCCTCTCCAATCTCAGAACGATGGGTTCACTCCCTCATCATTAAGGTAATTGGGAAATCCTTCTCGGTGGAATTCTTGAAAACATCTCTTCAGAGAATTTGGAAATTACAACAACCATTGCAGCTCATTGCGTTAGGAAGAGGTTTCTACAATGTGTCTGTCCCATCAGAAGAAGCAAGAGAAGCAATTCTCTCAAATGGCCCATGGTTCATTACAGGATACATGTTAATTGTCCAACCATGGGTACCGGGGTTCAAACCGTCTCAAGCGGTTATCTCAAAATCCCTTGTTTGGGTGTCGCTACCAGAATTACCAATTGAGTTTCACTCTTTACCAATTTTGCAGAGAATTGCGAACGAAATTGGGAGCTTTATCAAGACATATATGAACGCAATAGAACAAAACAAAGTTAGGTTTGCAAGAATCCAGGTCCTACTGGACCTTGCAAAACAGAGGAAGGAAAACGTTTGTTTAAGAGCTTTTAAACATACGATTCAGTATGAAGAATTCCCATAATTCTGCAGTGTGTGTAAAATAATTGGCCATGGAACTGAGAGATGCCCTTAGAGACCAGTGGACAGAAAATAAGGAAAGAACggcgatgaagaagaagaactcTTAACCAACAAAAAAACAGAGCAACACGTGGTAGAATCCCAACAAGCTAGTGAAAAGGAGGAAGCGGGAAACCCTTAGATCCATGTCTCCAGCAAGGGAGCAACGGACAAGATTAGAACAAAAAGAGATGCTTTGAAAAGTGGGATGGCAGAAGGAAACAAAAAAGAAGGTGAAAAGCAGAGAGAAAAAAAGGAGAAGGGACAACCGCAAAAAGGACAAAACAGGAAAATAAACGGATCGTTGAAAAAACATACGGTCTTGGTACATAAGGTTGTAACAAGGATGTCAACCCAATTGGAAAAGAAGGATCTTGCAAAAGCCCAAAAAACAAAAGCCCAATGGCCAAGTTGGTAGCAAGTCCAGTCCAACAAGCTCGAGCCAGTTGGAAGTTGGAAAGAACACTGATACCCACCCACATCATTTACTCCCACCTCCACTCAAACCAATCACATTCTCACAATCTAAACCAATCTCTACCCTCCATTCTTCACCGCCATCTAAACCAATCCTAGCCACCCAAAATGAACCTTTCACCTTCTCATCCACAGTAAAACCCAGCAGTAAACCAAATCAAAACGCCATAACTCTACCCTCTCTCCCCCTTCCATCTCCCTCCTTCCCTCTTTCAAAAAATAACCAACCAGAAAACATCACTCTATCTAAAGATGTCGAATTCCTTGGACGAACAAATGATCGATCTTGGAAGCGAGTCGGAGGAAACCGACCTCACAAAACCACCACCCTACATCTAACGATACTCCAAGAGCCGCCACACACCAAACCCCAAGTTCATTCTTCCCTTCCAACCTCTCCCACTCGACTTCCCATTTCCGATCATCGAACCCACCGTAGATCACTCTCTCAACCACTATGTGTGCAAGGAGGCACCGATCCCGGCCTACCCGGAGTTTCATGTGAACAACATGAGGTTCACGCTTAGAACACCCTCTCAATGGATAGATGTCAACCCGCCGGCGGTACGTCAATTAATGATGGAACCGCAGTGGCTAGACCATCCCTTCAacgacatggaaatgtcgccaAAAAAAGGAGGTATGATGATACCTTTCATTTGCCGGACCTCAAAACCCTGAAAGCTTTATCCCCTATTCTGGAGAAGTTCGTGAGGTGGTGGATGAACAACAAGGAGGCAAGATCGGGACATAATGTCTTCTCACCGGAGTTGGAGTTTCTTAGCGACCCCGTCCCAATCCTACCTCAAGTGAGGAAAACTTGGCAATTTTCAGCAAGGAATACACTTAAGGGGACCTTTGGAGAGGGAACAAATGCACTGATGGTGATATCAACAACAAAGGTTGTCCCACATGTGAAAATCAAGGTCCTCTCTGTGAAGGAGATAGAGGAAGGGGATTGCGAGACGGAGCTGAAATTCGTAGTCAGGAAGAAGTTCCTATGGagcaagtgttaggttatgatacatatgacatttacataaatcatgcggaaacaaccattaacccaggaaacatattatttacacataatcatttagcatagtttagatgcatactctttgttgcgtgccttccctagctgcgcccgaaccgaacaagaacaagtcttttaggactccaagtgtcgtccctccgtagaaagtccacagcacgtccggatccgccttaagattgaccaactagaatcgcccttaaggtactcagaaaattcggcacttttggggcaagatgggtgtttgaattttctctcaaaaaactcacttttgaatactttgaaacttgtatataaattatgacccctaggcctttatttatagagttatggaaaaggaatcgtaatcctagtaggatgcgaattaattggaattagaattctacatgaattctacttaatcaatttatccaataggaatagacatttaatcatacactgactcttgcagattcaggaatctcgcatgagctcaaactcacacacacacggcagccacaagggctgcccacgcatgcgagcagcagcccacgcagcgcggcccacgcatgcgcggccttgtgcgcgctgggctgtggcgtgcgtgcttgctgggcgatggcctggcttcgtgctgggccttcgtccggcaggcctcgtccgatgctaattcgtacgatacgcttccgattaaatttccatttccggaatctatttccgatacgaac contains:
- the LOC130461816 gene encoding uncharacterized protein, which encodes MEAFISLDQDKASPISERWVHSLIIKVIGKSFSVEFLKTSLQRIWKLQQPLQLIALGRGFYNVSVPSEEAREAILSNGPWFITGYMLIVQPWVPGFKPSQAVISKSLVWVSLPELPIEFHSLPILQRIANEIGSFIKTYMNAIEQNKVRFARIQVLLDLAKQRKENVCLRAFKHTIQYEEFP